Proteins co-encoded in one Opitutus terrae PB90-1 genomic window:
- a CDS encoding TolC family protein — translation MLRLLRLLAFAGVCSVLFVGSLPAQPLRSPVLPLPENYFPGLKRLLETAVKQAPRMIARNTDEIVAEAERTTLRAGQLPSMRAYGSYYPWTQDRRGDASETTTTQKVAYNVFLEQPLFHWGALKDASRIGELKVKIAQGDTVEAYRLLISEIRSQYLQLIFKRLSVERTRATQRMAEQSWQIARERFERKEISESDLFSARMGAEQARLWTDRFQEDYDTARYVLGKLCGMPTIPDEEVPREIPAIARAETEIDGLVRAFTTQEDPVTYGLENLRRQVDIEQLNYDIAKTRLRPKVNAVVGLTQDQQDYVYTQNSARNYRYEVQSLYTGVSVNWSIFDGFASRAAKASALARRRQAERTYEVQRENVLVSVRAKKRQLDFAARGLAMSEEYLALGERSFRTKEEDQKLGLASPTDLENARLQLFDARVSTFNARQDYLLRAADLLSATLNDPALTNLPSLPR, via the coding sequence ATGCTTCGTCTCCTTCGCCTTCTGGCCTTCGCGGGCGTCTGCTCCGTTCTCTTCGTCGGCTCCCTTCCAGCGCAACCGCTGCGCAGTCCCGTCCTGCCGCTGCCCGAAAACTACTTTCCCGGGTTGAAGCGGTTGCTGGAAACCGCGGTCAAGCAGGCGCCGCGGATGATCGCCCGCAACACCGACGAGATTGTGGCCGAAGCCGAGCGGACGACGCTGCGTGCAGGCCAGCTGCCCTCGATGCGGGCCTACGGCAGCTATTACCCGTGGACGCAGGATCGCCGGGGCGACGCCTCGGAAACCACCACGACCCAGAAGGTGGCTTACAACGTTTTTCTCGAACAACCGCTCTTCCATTGGGGCGCGTTGAAGGACGCCAGCCGGATCGGCGAGCTGAAGGTGAAGATTGCCCAGGGAGACACCGTCGAAGCCTACCGGCTGCTGATCAGCGAAATCCGCTCCCAGTATCTTCAGCTGATTTTCAAGCGACTCAGCGTGGAGCGGACGCGCGCCACGCAGCGGATGGCCGAACAATCGTGGCAGATCGCGCGCGAGCGGTTCGAACGCAAGGAAATCTCCGAATCCGACCTGTTCTCCGCGCGGATGGGCGCCGAGCAGGCCCGGCTGTGGACGGATCGGTTTCAGGAGGATTACGATACCGCGCGGTATGTGCTCGGGAAACTTTGCGGCATGCCGACGATTCCGGACGAGGAGGTGCCGCGGGAAATCCCGGCGATCGCGCGCGCGGAAACCGAGATCGACGGCCTCGTGCGCGCGTTCACCACCCAGGAGGATCCGGTGACCTACGGACTGGAGAATCTCCGCCGCCAGGTCGATATCGAGCAGTTGAACTACGACATCGCAAAGACGCGGTTGCGGCCAAAGGTGAACGCAGTCGTGGGATTGACGCAGGACCAGCAGGACTATGTCTACACGCAGAACAGCGCCCGCAACTACCGCTACGAAGTGCAGTCGCTCTACACGGGAGTTTCGGTGAACTGGTCGATCTTCGACGGGTTTGCCAGCCGCGCGGCCAAGGCGTCGGCGCTGGCGCGGCGGCGACAGGCCGAGCGCACCTATGAAGTGCAGCGCGAGAACGTGTTGGTGAGCGTCCGCGCGAAAAAACGACAGTTGGACTTCGCCGCGCGCGGGCTGGCGATGTCGGAGGAGTATCTCGCGCTCGGCGAGCGCAGCTTCCGGACCAAGGAAGAGGATCAAAAGCTCGGGCTCGCGTCGCCCACCGATCTCGAGAACGCGCGGCTGCAGCTGTTTGATGCGCGGGTGAGCACCTTTAACGCCCGTCAGGATTACCTGCTGCGGGCGGCGGATTTGCTCTCCGCCACGTTGAACGATCCTGCGCTCACGAACCTGCCCTCTTTACCTCGATGA
- a CDS encoding GDP-mannose 4,6-dehydratase, with protein sequence MPKAFITGITGQDGSYLCEWLLARDYEVHGLVHRPDALAASNIRHLVTDAKVLGQRLFLHNGAFEDATHLRRIISRAKPNEFYHLAGQSSPRLSLELPESTVDSIGMATLRLLEILRDLPDPPKFLYASSSEVFGSPPHSPQDELTPVNPTTPYGAAKAFSQQMARIYRIAYGLQTCAVILYNHESPRRSSNFVTMKVARAAARIKRGLQQEVLLGSLEGKRDWGWAPDYVRGMWLILQEQKVDDFVLATGELHSVAELVATAFECVGLNARDHVRHDQNLVTTVEPVAPCGNPGKARRILGWENTVPFKEMVARLVEAELKKLA encoded by the coding sequence ATGCCCAAAGCATTCATCACCGGCATCACCGGCCAGGACGGCTCGTATCTGTGCGAGTGGCTGCTGGCCCGCGATTACGAGGTGCACGGTCTGGTGCACCGGCCGGATGCCCTCGCCGCGAGCAATATCCGCCACCTCGTGACCGACGCGAAGGTGCTGGGCCAACGGCTGTTTTTGCACAATGGCGCGTTCGAAGACGCGACGCACCTGCGCCGGATCATCAGTCGCGCCAAGCCGAACGAGTTCTACCATCTCGCCGGTCAGTCGAGTCCGCGACTCAGCCTCGAACTGCCCGAAAGCACGGTCGACAGCATTGGGATGGCCACGCTCCGGTTGCTCGAGATTCTGCGCGACCTGCCGGACCCACCGAAGTTTCTCTACGCGTCGAGCAGCGAGGTCTTTGGCTCGCCGCCACATTCACCGCAGGACGAACTCACGCCGGTCAACCCGACGACGCCCTACGGCGCGGCGAAGGCGTTTTCCCAGCAAATGGCGCGGATCTACCGCATCGCCTATGGGCTGCAGACGTGCGCGGTGATTCTCTACAACCACGAGTCGCCCCGCCGCAGCAGCAACTTCGTGACGATGAAGGTCGCCCGCGCCGCCGCGCGCATCAAGCGCGGGCTGCAGCAGGAGGTCCTGCTCGGCAGCCTCGAGGGCAAGCGCGACTGGGGCTGGGCGCCCGATTACGTGCGCGGCATGTGGCTGATCCTGCAGGAGCAGAAGGTCGATGATTTCGTGCTCGCCACCGGCGAGCTGCACTCGGTCGCCGAACTGGTCGCGACCGCATTCGAGTGCGTCGGCCTGAACGCGCGCGACCACGTGCGCCACGATCAAAATCTCGTGACCACCGTCGAACCGGTTGCGCCCTGCGGAAATCCCGGGAAAGCGCGCCGGATCCTCGGCTGGGAAAACACCGTGCCGTTCAAGGAAATGGTCGCGCGACTGGTTGAAGCGGAACTCAAGAAGCTCGCATGA
- the cysC gene encoding adenylyl-sulfate kinase, which translates to MSAARHVSRLPEAAADRASFTPHVFWLCGLSGAGKSTLAARLATALRARAIPVLELDGDRLRGGLCAGLGFSDADRSENLRRAAETAKLGVSSQLCVVASFITPLENQRQLIARTIDRDCLSFVFLDAPLDVCRARDVKGLYARAKTGAVPHMTGLTSAFEPPRNADLTIETSRETIDRCSERLVAFALTRLRPPR; encoded by the coding sequence ATGAGCGCCGCGCGTCACGTCTCGCGCCTCCCGGAGGCAGCAGCTGACAGGGCCTCGTTCACGCCTCACGTCTTCTGGCTGTGCGGACTCTCCGGCGCCGGCAAATCGACACTCGCCGCACGGCTCGCCACGGCGTTGCGCGCGCGCGCGATTCCGGTGCTCGAGCTCGACGGCGACCGCTTGCGCGGCGGCTTGTGCGCGGGACTGGGTTTCTCCGACGCCGACCGTTCGGAAAACCTCCGCCGCGCAGCCGAGACGGCGAAGCTCGGGGTCAGCTCGCAGCTCTGCGTCGTGGCATCGTTCATCACGCCGCTCGAAAACCAGCGGCAGCTGATCGCGCGCACGATCGATCGCGACTGCCTGTCGTTCGTCTTTCTCGACGCGCCGCTCGACGTCTGCCGCGCGCGCGACGTGAAGGGGCTCTACGCCAGGGCCAAAACCGGCGCGGTACCCCACATGACCGGGCTCACCTCCGCCTTTGAACCACCGAGAAACGCGGATCTGACAATCGAAACCAGCCGGGAAACCATCGACCGGTGCAGCGAGCGCCTGGTGGCGTTTGCCCTGACGCGGCTCCGCCCGCCCCGCTGA
- the cysD gene encoding sulfate adenylyltransferase subunit CysD, translating to MTSLHLSHLDLLEHEAIHILRETAAQFASAAVLFSGGKDSLVLAALARKAFAPARPPFPLLHIDTGHNFPETLAFRDEFARTCGYQLIVRRVQDTIDAGRVTEETGPNASRNVLQTVTLLDAIAELKLDAALGGGRRDEEKARAKERVFSHRDEFGQWDPRNQRPELWNLYNGRKRAGEHFRVFPLSNWTELDVWAYIRRERLPLPSLYFAHEREVFLRNGSLLAVSPALPLLPSEQPQRETVRFRTVGDMTCTGAIRSTAATLDAIVAEIAAARQTERGTRYDDQRSETAMEDRKKAGYF from the coding sequence ATGACTTCCCTGCACCTCAGCCACCTCGACCTGCTCGAGCACGAGGCGATTCACATCCTGCGCGAAACCGCCGCGCAATTCGCCTCGGCCGCCGTGCTTTTCTCCGGCGGCAAAGACTCGCTGGTGCTCGCCGCGCTGGCGCGCAAGGCCTTCGCCCCGGCGCGCCCACCCTTTCCGCTGCTTCACATCGATACCGGTCACAATTTTCCCGAGACGCTCGCGTTCCGCGACGAGTTTGCCCGGACCTGCGGCTACCAGCTGATCGTTCGGCGCGTACAGGACACGATCGACGCCGGCCGCGTGACCGAGGAAACCGGCCCGAACGCCAGCCGCAACGTGCTGCAAACGGTGACGCTGCTCGACGCAATCGCCGAGTTGAAGCTCGACGCCGCGCTGGGCGGCGGCCGCCGCGACGAGGAAAAAGCGCGCGCCAAGGAGCGCGTGTTTTCGCACCGCGATGAATTCGGGCAGTGGGATCCGCGGAACCAGCGGCCCGAGCTCTGGAACCTTTATAACGGCCGCAAGCGCGCGGGAGAACATTTCCGCGTGTTCCCGCTCAGCAACTGGACGGAACTCGACGTGTGGGCTTACATCCGCCGCGAACGGCTACCGCTGCCGAGCCTCTACTTTGCGCACGAGCGCGAGGTGTTTCTGCGCAACGGCTCGCTGCTCGCCGTCTCCCCGGCCCTCCCGCTGCTCCCCAGCGAACAACCCCAGCGCGAAACGGTTCGTTTCCGCACTGTCGGCGACATGACCTGCACCGGCGCGATCCGCTCGACCGCCGCCACGCTCGACGCGATCGTCGCCGAAATCGCCGCCGCGCGACAAACCGAACGCGGCACACGCTACGACGACCAGCGCTCCGAGACGGCGATGGAAGACCGCAAAAAAGCCGGCTATTTCTAG
- a CDS encoding sulfate adenylyltransferase subunit 1: MLSTLNAQLSTTPAPDLLRFITCGNVDDGKSTLLGRLLYDTKSIFEDQWNAVERASARRGDAYTDLALLTDGLRAEREQGITIDVAHRYFATPRRRFIVADCPGHFQYTRNMVTGASAAQLALLLIDVRKGLTEQTCRHAFISTLLRIKHLIVCVNKMDLVDFRQEEFERVRNQFMAYAERLDAADIQFIPTAALPGDNIVTKSPRMPWFEGTPLLYTLETVYVRNDANHVDPRFPVQTVIRPQDPAAPDFRGLAGQVASGVFRPGEEVVHLPTGFTARIKAIHGPSGPVDSAFHPMSVVLELDRDLDIGRGDMLARPNNMPEATQDLEVMLCWLSEQPLDPARRYVLQHTTRETKCLVRAVRYRLDVTTLHRQSDAGGAAVQMNDFARVSLRTMAPVFRDSYKKNRQTGAVILVDEASNSTVAAGMIL; encoded by the coding sequence GTGCTCTCAACTCTCAACGCTCAACTCTCAACCACGCCGGCGCCCGACCTCCTCCGTTTCATCACTTGCGGCAACGTCGACGACGGTAAGAGCACGCTGCTCGGCCGGCTGCTCTACGACACCAAGTCGATTTTCGAGGACCAGTGGAACGCCGTGGAGCGCGCCAGCGCGCGGCGCGGCGATGCCTACACCGACCTTGCGCTCCTCACCGATGGACTGCGCGCCGAACGTGAACAGGGCATCACCATCGACGTCGCTCATCGCTATTTTGCCACGCCGCGGCGGCGGTTCATCGTCGCCGACTGCCCGGGCCATTTTCAATACACGCGCAACATGGTCACCGGCGCGTCGGCTGCGCAGCTCGCGTTGCTGCTGATCGACGTGCGCAAGGGGCTCACGGAGCAAACGTGCCGGCACGCGTTCATCTCCACACTGCTCCGGATCAAACACCTCATCGTGTGCGTGAACAAAATGGACCTCGTCGACTTCCGGCAGGAGGAATTCGAACGGGTGCGCAACCAGTTCATGGCCTACGCCGAGCGGCTCGACGCCGCGGACATCCAGTTCATCCCGACAGCCGCGCTGCCAGGCGACAACATCGTCACGAAGTCGCCGCGCATGCCGTGGTTCGAAGGCACACCGCTGCTCTACACGCTCGAAACCGTCTACGTGCGCAACGACGCCAACCACGTCGACCCGCGCTTCCCGGTGCAGACGGTGATCCGGCCGCAGGACCCCGCCGCGCCCGATTTCCGTGGGCTCGCCGGCCAGGTCGCGAGCGGTGTGTTCCGTCCGGGCGAGGAGGTCGTTCACCTGCCCACAGGTTTCACCGCGCGAATCAAGGCGATCCACGGTCCGTCCGGCCCCGTCGACTCGGCCTTTCATCCGATGTCGGTCGTGCTGGAACTCGATCGCGACCTCGACATCGGTCGCGGGGACATGCTGGCGCGACCGAACAACATGCCCGAGGCCACGCAGGATCTCGAGGTGATGCTCTGCTGGCTTTCCGAGCAGCCGCTCGATCCCGCGCGGCGCTATGTGCTGCAGCACACGACGCGCGAGACCAAGTGCCTGGTGCGCGCCGTCCGGTATCGGCTCGACGTCACGACGCTGCACCGGCAAAGCGACGCCGGCGGCGCCGCGGTGCAGATGAACGATTTTGCGCGCGTCTCGCTGCGCACCATGGCGCCGGTGTTCCGCGATTCCTACAAAAAGAACCGACAAACCGGCGCGGTCATTCTCGTCGACGAAGCATCGAACAGCACCGTGGCAGCGGGGATGATCCTCTAG
- the gmd gene encoding GDP-mannose 4,6-dehydratase has protein sequence MPKKAFITGITGQDGSYLTELLLEKGYEVHGLVRRASTMNRGRIDHLNGFEHGPDKRLFLHYGDLADSVSLVKLLYALQPDEIYNLAAQSHVRVSFDVPEYTADITGVGAARILEAIIESGIGKKVRYYQASSSEMFGKVQEVPQRETTPFYPRSPYGCAKVFAHWLTVNYRESYNLFACSGILFNHESPRRGESFVTRKISLAVARIKKGRQKELYLGNLDAQRDWGYAKEYVEGMWRMLQQDQPDDYVLATNETHTIRAFLEAAFGRVDLDWHDYVRFDERHLRPAEVDLLIGDYSKARARLGWEPHTRMKALAELMVDADLAAIG, from the coding sequence ATGCCCAAGAAAGCCTTCATCACCGGGATCACCGGTCAGGACGGATCTTATCTGACTGAGCTGTTGCTCGAAAAGGGCTACGAGGTCCATGGCCTCGTCCGCCGGGCGAGCACGATGAACCGCGGCCGGATCGACCATCTCAACGGCTTCGAGCACGGGCCCGACAAGCGGCTGTTTCTCCACTACGGCGACCTCGCCGACAGTGTTTCGCTGGTGAAACTGCTCTACGCGCTGCAGCCGGACGAAATCTACAATCTCGCCGCGCAAAGCCACGTGCGCGTGAGCTTCGACGTGCCCGAATACACCGCGGACATCACCGGCGTGGGCGCAGCCCGCATTCTTGAGGCGATCATCGAATCCGGCATCGGCAAAAAAGTCCGCTACTACCAGGCATCGTCCTCTGAAATGTTCGGCAAGGTGCAGGAGGTACCGCAGCGCGAGACCACGCCTTTTTATCCGCGTTCGCCCTATGGCTGCGCGAAGGTCTTCGCGCACTGGCTCACGGTGAACTACCGCGAATCCTACAATCTTTTCGCGTGCAGCGGCATTCTGTTCAACCACGAGTCGCCGCGGCGCGGCGAGAGCTTCGTCACGCGGAAGATCTCGCTCGCCGTCGCGCGAATCAAGAAGGGCCGGCAAAAGGAGCTTTATCTCGGCAACCTCGACGCACAGCGCGACTGGGGCTACGCCAAGGAATACGTCGAAGGGATGTGGCGAATGCTGCAACAGGACCAGCCGGACGATTACGTGCTCGCGACCAACGAGACGCACACCATCCGCGCCTTCCTCGAGGCGGCGTTTGGTCGCGTCGATCTCGACTGGCACGATTACGTGCGGTTCGACGAGCGTCACCTCCGTCCGGCCGAGGTCGACCTGCTGATCGGCGATTACTCCAAAGCCCGCGCGCGGCTCGGCTGGGAACCACACACGCGGATGAAGGCGCTCGCCGAACTCATGGTCGACGCCGACCTCGCGGCGATCGGGTGA
- a CDS encoding ABC transporter permease: MNTSSANPLTPFILLWRHRELLDQFTRRTIQQRHRGSFLGVVWTVLTPLLSLGLYTFIFGYVFKSEFQAVPNPSRFDYPLGLFLGLVLFQFLGELLAQSPLAIVTQPNFVKKVVFPLEILPAAVVGAAAFNAAVSFGLALLGIVLLGHGVDWHALSVFLIFPPVLLIGLGCAWFLAGLGVFVRDTANVMPFLVQVLIYTSAVFFSVNLVRHSAGWIILKFNPLLHAVEATRRTVLWHLPASAHSLIFLWVVGLVTCYLGYAFFSKTRHAFADVL; this comes from the coding sequence ATGAACACCTCTTCCGCCAACCCGCTCACGCCGTTCATCCTCCTCTGGCGTCACCGCGAGTTGCTCGACCAGTTCACCCGACGCACCATCCAGCAGCGGCATCGCGGCAGTTTCTTGGGCGTGGTCTGGACCGTGTTGACGCCGCTGCTGAGCCTCGGACTCTACACCTTTATCTTCGGTTACGTCTTTAAATCCGAGTTTCAAGCGGTGCCGAATCCATCGCGCTTCGACTATCCCCTCGGATTATTTCTCGGTCTCGTCCTGTTCCAATTTCTCGGCGAGCTCCTCGCCCAAAGTCCCTTGGCCATCGTTACGCAGCCAAACTTCGTCAAGAAGGTCGTCTTCCCGCTCGAAATCCTGCCGGCGGCGGTGGTCGGCGCGGCCGCCTTCAACGCCGCGGTCAGCTTCGGGCTCGCGCTCCTCGGCATCGTGCTCCTCGGCCATGGCGTCGACTGGCACGCCCTTTCCGTTTTCCTGATTTTTCCGCCGGTCCTGCTGATCGGGCTGGGCTGCGCCTGGTTCCTCGCGGGCTTGGGTGTGTTCGTGCGCGACACGGCCAACGTCATGCCGTTCCTCGTGCAGGTCCTGATCTACACCAGCGCGGTATTCTTTTCCGTGAACCTGGTGCGCCACAGCGCCGGCTGGATCATCCTGAAATTCAATCCGCTGCTGCACGCCGTGGAAGCGACGCGCCGCACCGTCCTCTGGCACCTGCCCGCGAGCGCCCACAGCCTGATTTTCCTCTGGGTCGTGGGGCTCGTCACCTGCTATCTCGGCTACGCGTTCTTCAGCAAAACCCGTCACGCGTTCGCGGACGTGCTGTGA
- a CDS encoding methyltransferase domain-containing protein: MPLLEEYPNAPDFFFAYRHWLSFPSVQRKPGGWEFEGHFYPDYLFVGGASFAIERVARRYCTGTGLDIGAGLWPLPGATAVDLERGPGHGRTLDEFADSSQDYVFSSHCLEHITDWRTALASWIRKLKRGGRLFLYLPHPECAIWRPGSPFVGDGHKWQPTPEILKSALAELQGNLIAHDDGPDAMRSFFVCAEFGLTPRFPVV, from the coding sequence ATGCCGCTGCTCGAAGAGTATCCCAACGCGCCTGACTTCTTCTTCGCCTACCGGCACTGGCTGTCGTTCCCCTCGGTGCAGCGCAAGCCCGGCGGCTGGGAATTCGAGGGCCACTTTTATCCCGACTACCTCTTCGTCGGCGGAGCATCGTTTGCGATCGAGCGCGTCGCGCGGCGTTACTGCACCGGCACGGGCCTTGATATCGGCGCAGGACTCTGGCCGCTGCCGGGCGCCACCGCGGTCGATCTGGAACGTGGCCCCGGCCATGGCCGCACATTGGATGAATTTGCCGACAGCTCGCAGGATTACGTTTTCAGCTCGCACTGTCTTGAGCATATCACCGACTGGCGGACCGCGCTCGCGAGCTGGATCCGCAAACTCAAGCGCGGCGGCCGGCTCTTTCTGTATCTCCCCCATCCTGAGTGCGCCATTTGGCGTCCCGGCTCGCCGTTTGTCGGCGACGGCCACAAATGGCAACCCACGCCGGAAATCCTCAAGAGCGCCCTCGCCGAGTTGCAGGGCAACCTGATCGCCCACGACGACGGACCGGACGCGATGCGCAGCTTTTTTGTTTGCGCCGAGTTCGGGCTCACGCCGCGCTTCCCTGTCGTATGA
- a CDS encoding sulfotransferase domain-containing protein, whose product MTSESYYFGSQLAVRCDYYAFPRTGSHYLWACLTGLLDLVFFPNEFVENPEALQRAEELNPHTYYVLRLREDGVPFQPVYINAAPNGVHGKPAASPWPALLLIRDPHPTIYSWYHTAVERWGAKVTDRRAWMRDAYQQYREFYTAALALQQQAPDRTCLVRFETLKPNATELERIVRFLGVRPKLSPAFVHWWTQFERMTQSGPRTFYRHGNNTRWREDQGWLADLEQINPGSFADFGYPDQPC is encoded by the coding sequence ATGACGTCCGAGAGCTATTACTTTGGCAGCCAACTGGCGGTCCGGTGCGATTACTACGCATTCCCGCGGACCGGCAGCCACTATCTGTGGGCGTGTCTCACCGGCTTGCTCGACCTCGTGTTTTTTCCCAACGAGTTCGTGGAAAATCCGGAGGCACTCCAGCGCGCCGAAGAACTCAACCCTCACACTTATTACGTGCTACGGTTGCGGGAAGACGGCGTGCCTTTCCAGCCCGTCTACATCAATGCCGCGCCCAACGGCGTCCACGGCAAGCCCGCGGCCTCGCCGTGGCCCGCGCTGCTCTTGATTCGCGACCCGCACCCCACGATTTACAGCTGGTATCACACCGCGGTCGAACGCTGGGGTGCCAAGGTGACTGATCGACGCGCCTGGATGCGCGACGCCTACCAGCAGTACCGTGAGTTCTACACGGCCGCGCTCGCGCTGCAGCAGCAGGCTCCTGATCGCACTTGCCTCGTGCGTTTCGAAACGCTGAAGCCCAACGCCACCGAGCTCGAACGCATCGTCCGGTTCCTCGGCGTGCGACCCAAACTCTCGCCCGCGTTCGTGCACTGGTGGACGCAATTCGAACGAATGACCCAATCGGGCCCGCGCACGTTTTATCGCCACGGCAACAACACCCGCTGGCGCGAGGATCAGGGCTGGCTCGCAGATCTAGAGCAGATCAATCCGGGCAGCTTCGCCGATTTCGGCTATCCCGACCAACCATGCTAG
- a CDS encoding methyltransferase domain-containing protein: MLDTSAHAVNDAWFTSVDQCWCGGHSQTPSPHAASYLVCERCGTHFSARRLRPECMGQFYSYEGYWQKRQQGKQHPTLWDRQQLLEADGRVQHWIQAMERHLNGARGTAVEIGCAEGTLLLHLRQLGWQTVGVEPDAKTAAAVHERTGLDIRAGVFPDVAVPACELFVACDVLEHIPEPLKFLGAARDALRPGSVLFLQLPLLERDVPDFGSMNDKVFDPQEHVFIYSRDSITTLLETAGFEILENHDAWRRAHEIVVARRVERPDRPVRHLANLSEMFSREWCQLIDELNAFGAPHGLRQFTNWSKIWEYPWLWHHDLSGLDWWGRRVIDLGSEQSPFPWWLASKGAHVTLIETRRDWIPQWETIRSALGVKVDWQIVDSCRLPIADRCADVVTSLSVIEHQDDKSLAFREVGRVLKPGGLFALSFDICEPAMGMTFPEWNGRALTMQEFETLIAQRPEFSLPAGFAWNVEDIPAFLRWHRQTAAHHNYVTAAAVLRKRPAGLFQRLRGLLR; this comes from the coding sequence ATGCTAGACACATCCGCCCACGCGGTGAACGACGCCTGGTTCACTTCCGTCGATCAATGCTGGTGCGGCGGTCATAGCCAGACCCCGAGTCCGCACGCCGCGTCCTACCTCGTGTGCGAACGCTGCGGCACGCATTTTTCCGCCCGCCGGCTGCGCCCCGAGTGCATGGGCCAGTTCTACAGCTACGAGGGCTACTGGCAGAAACGGCAGCAGGGCAAGCAGCACCCCACGCTCTGGGATCGCCAGCAACTGCTCGAAGCCGACGGTCGCGTGCAGCATTGGATCCAGGCGATGGAGCGCCATCTGAACGGCGCCCGCGGGACCGCCGTCGAGATCGGCTGCGCCGAGGGCACGCTCCTGCTGCATCTACGGCAGCTCGGTTGGCAAACCGTCGGCGTCGAGCCCGACGCGAAAACCGCCGCCGCGGTGCATGAACGCACCGGGCTCGACATCCGCGCCGGCGTTTTCCCCGACGTCGCGGTGCCCGCGTGTGAGCTGTTCGTCGCCTGCGACGTGCTAGAGCACATTCCGGAACCGCTCAAATTCCTGGGCGCGGCTCGCGACGCCTTGCGGCCCGGCAGCGTGCTGTTTCTCCAGCTGCCTTTGCTCGAACGCGACGTGCCGGATTTCGGCTCGATGAACGACAAGGTCTTCGATCCGCAGGAGCATGTCTTCATCTACTCGCGCGATTCAATCACGACGCTCCTCGAGACCGCCGGGTTCGAAATCCTCGAAAACCACGACGCCTGGCGCCGCGCACACGAGATCGTCGTCGCGCGCCGTGTCGAGCGGCCCGACCGTCCCGTGCGCCACCTCGCGAACCTCAGCGAGATGTTTTCGCGCGAATGGTGCCAGCTCATCGACGAGCTCAACGCTTTCGGCGCGCCGCACGGGCTGCGCCAATTCACCAACTGGTCGAAGATCTGGGAGTATCCGTGGCTCTGGCACCACGATTTGTCCGGCCTCGACTGGTGGGGCCGCCGGGTGATCGATCTCGGATCAGAACAATCCCCTTTCCCTTGGTGGCTCGCCTCGAAAGGCGCGCACGTTACGCTCATCGAAACCCGCCGCGACTGGATTCCCCAATGGGAGACGATCCGCTCGGCGCTCGGCGTGAAAGTCGATTGGCAGATCGTCGATTCCTGCCGGTTGCCGATCGCGGATCGGTGCGCGGACGTGGTGACCAGTCTCTCCGTCATCGAACACCAGGACGACAAGTCGCTCGCCTTCCGCGAGGTCGGGCGCGTCCTGAAGCCCGGCGGGCTCTTCGCGTTGTCTTTCGATATCTGTGAGCCGGCGATGGGGATGACGTTCCCGGAATGGAATGGCCGCGCACTCACCATGCAGGAGTTTGAAACGTTGATCGCACAACGGCCCGAATTCTCGCTGCCGGCCGGCTTCGCCTGGAACGTGGAGGACATTCCCGCCTTCCTGCGCTGGCACCGGCAGACCGCCGCACATCACAACTACGTGACGGCCGCCGCCGTGCTCCGCAAACGCCCGGCAGGTTTGTTTCAGCGGCTGCGCGGTCTGCTGCGATGA